The Lactuca sativa cultivar Salinas chromosome 2, Lsat_Salinas_v11, whole genome shotgun sequence genome includes the window tattttgagatacattgcttatgatttttatatgaggtttattgactatggtttttattattaaattaaatgaaatttctagactgtgtttttgggatgttacacttctggaggagctcagtcagattcatagcactttccatgtttcgcagttgcgaaagaGCATGTCGGATGAGGATGTTGTGGTATCATTGGGTGATCTTCAGGacaatgagcgcctgaactactTCGAGAGGTCGGTGGCCGTCTTGGAAAGAAAGGTAAAGGTTCTGTGTagcaaggagatacctttggtaaaggtacaaatGGCAatatcggaagggatccgagtagACTTGGGAGTCGGAGGCTGGGATGCATGCGCATTATCCGGATGTGTTCactgcagcaggcttcgaggacaaagcctagttcaagtgggggagagttgtaacatcctgatttctaGGAATGAAATTTAGGGATTTGTGCACTTTAGaaaatctactcgacgagttggaggcccaaactcgtcgtgtagaaaccAAGAAGGGTCGCGTATTCCGGagagcctactcgacgagttggaggacccaactcgaagagttgaagctgattatgaaaaaaaaaaaaaacctaattttcagggtttgcaccctatttaaaggaccttaagtcctctctctagcctcccttaCCACCTTCACGtccaaaaaaaaccctaatcaaGCTAACCtcctattttgagtgtgtgtgtgtgtgtgaggctaAAGAGTAtgtgtttggtgcatttcttaaagagacttgaagattgagaagcttggaacgagaaggagcttgtagatccaacataTACTTCGTTTTGGcattcatttgaaggtaaaaagtcattaccttgatcatttTCTTGTTAGATCTTTTCATTTAAGAGTTTAGGGTCATTTCTAGCTTATTCGTGAGGCATTTATGGTATTGAGCACGTTTTGAAGTTATGAGTTCAGATATGGACTCCTCTAGACCCTCATGGACATAAAGACTCAAGCTTTATCAAAGCTTTGGCCTTTCTTCATGCCTTAAACCTCTTCCTAAGGCTAGTTTTAGGTGTTTTAGCCTCTTaaggccttgcatgcatgtaaagttggcaactttatgtggtaactACCAcgaggaggctagatctacagtTTAGAGCCTTGGTTGCGCTTAAAAGaatctgaatgagaaaagggttgAAAGAACACGACGAGTTGCATtgacactcgacgagttggatagggTTTACCCGCGTTCTGGATTCTAAATGAAATCGGCGAGTGGAtgagacgactcggcgagttggttagggttttcccgatctTCTGGACactgtatggactcgacgagttgtttggtAACTCGGCAAGCTGACTCGAGTTTTCACGGTTTTCtaagttctgaaggaactcgacaagtctttaagctgcactcgacgagtggggtcaacatggactgttgaccttgaccgttgactttgactttaaccaagggttgaccaagtttgacttgtgagggcattttggtaatttgggaatttatggaatgggatcaatggtggttgtaggtgtttGTGTTGGGAGCCACGTTTCGGGAGTTTAATCTGTTTAGTTCAGTTCAACATTGTaaggtgagttcttctcactatatcaacagggtcaaaggcaccaatgatgGCCCTTCTTTTGGATTATTATCCTGGTTatcgcatgatgatatgcttagtgacctgttaggtcggtatcatataggatgatgttatgtttagtgacctgttaggtccgtatcctggtatatagatcATTTCCACTTTGAACTCAATGAGAAAAATAAAGATCATTTCCAAGCGCCAACGTGggtacataatacataaaaattaaaagaGATATCAAATATTCTTCTAGATTTTGTTCATATCCATTTGATCAAGACAAGTGTTAAAATTAAAAGATGTGATTAAAAAAGAGAATTGATGATGACTACATGTTGTTATTCTATATGAGTAAAGAGCTGAATAGAAACAAAATGtaagataatatttaattttttcaaattaaaattaACAAAAAGTTTTGGGGATGTCTCGATACTACCAATGCATTGTCTAGCTTCGCCATTAAAGGAAGCATTTGTTTGTTCGAGATAAAGAGAAAGACTATTGTATCAAATTCTTGTTTGTAATGTACATATCAAATATTATTTGGAGAATTCTTTAAAGATTGTAGTTGGTTTGGTATCTTAGATTGGTTTAAGAAATAAACAAAAAGacaaacttacaaacatcaatgtatgttttaaatctaatataaattttcatgtttttctcGTTGAAAACATTTTCAAGTCACAATAGACAATTGTTCTTCGTTGCCTATAATCTTTTAGCATCATGCAACTAGATTTTGTAAGTATTTTGCCAACAATAAATTAACAACATCATTTTTCTCtttgttttgaaaaatcaaatatttcttttttaatgttaaaaataattttaaaaaaaaacatagtaaACGCAACAAAAAAAATATGGGAATTATAAGCCAAAACAAAAGATTGTGGATAAACCtgctaaaatgataataaaaaaaaaaaactacaaggtttgtttacaaaaaaataaataaataaataaattgaaatttagtccagagaaaacataatatatatggtattttatgtCCTAAGAAATATAGTGtaatacaatatatatatttttttttctaaggcAGAGGTGAGTGAActattaaataaaaatgtttgGGTTTTAATGGGTTTACAAGAAGAATTTGATCTTTTAACAAAAGTAAAATCCATAATGCAATTCAAACAATAATATAATTTCTTTAGGTTTAACTTAGTAGATGGACGATAGAGATGATTGTTCATGGCTCATCTTTTAAAATGACCTAAAATTTTATTGACTTTATTAATGATATGTTAAACAATACTGATCTTAAGATATCATTAataattttgcattttaaaaaactAGAAGTATTTTTCTTTAAATATATAGATTTTTCTAACCGAAAATGTTAAAGAAGCtagtataaataaaaaaaatccaattatTGAGTTATTATTGTTAATACACATCGGTGCGACACGGTCTTATAAGTAATTATATATGTTGAAGTCTTCATTCTCTATATAAAGGCTCTTTTGAAGAGTTAATATGAGGTTCTCACATATATTTACATGGTATCATAGTCAACAATATCCATAGTTTAACGTATCCCTCTCTATCCTCATCGAGCTTATGACTCCGAAAGGAAGTGTTAATGTATCTAGCATCGGTGTGACACGATATtataaataactatatatattaGAGTTTCCCTTTTCTTTACGAATGATCGTTTAAAGAATTAATATGTAGCTCCacatatatttataattataaaaaagtTGATGAAATTTATGTATTTAAAGAtattttttcctttttgttcTAGCTCATAATATATTTAACGACCATGAATTTctcaaacattatttttaaaagaatatGATGGAAAGCCTAGAATTCAGTTATATTGGTTCGACTTAAAACGCAACACGTATTAAAATTGAGATTTCAATCCTTTTGGATTCCTCGAAATAGACGAACCAACATCCTGTCACTTTATCAACTCACTAATCGGGCCAAATATACACCTTTGCTTGGGCCCGTTGGCCATGGAAAAAGACTGCATTAATCATGATCCACTAACACTATTAGGATTAAATGTAAAAATAACATTTGATCTTTAGAGGGGAATAAAACGAATGCTGTTgtattataatttaaataaaattgatatttatGATATGCGGAACGCTTTGGTGCGTATTTTGGTCATGTTAATTCAAGTTTTCTTTTGAGTTTTGAGATCATTCTTTTGCATTTTTTAGATATTGactatatttaaatattatgctcactaaatatttgattataggagTATGTTGTTAGGACAAATAATATCAGATTATTTGATATTTTGTGCTGAATAATTAGATTTAAATATTACTACAAGTATAAGTATATAAAGGAAAAAGACTTTTGCTCTAATAATCAagtgaaaataatatattatgtaTAATTTTAATCAAAATGCGTAAGAACGTGGAGGAATGATGGTTATCGGGACTCATTTAGGAGGAAACTGAAGAAGGAAGCAATCTGATGCTCAACAACCCGACCCATCTTATTCTTCTTTCCCCACATGGGGCCATCCATTTCTTTCTATAACCCTTCATTTAAACAGGGGTAAGAACGGAATAAATACAACCCAAGAAGCTCAttaaaacactactagaaaatcaAGTATCAATAGTGGCAAGGAAGGGTAGCGACAATATATTCGTTTTGATGAAAACATTATAACAATTTGTGAAGTGTTGGtatgatatgatgatataaatATGAAAACCATCACCAATATATTGTCACTGCTGCTACTGGAATGAACATTAACAATGGTTAATCAATCGGTGAATTTGCATTGTGAATTCTCAGTAACTCCGTTACTATCTTTTAAAAAATTTTGGCACGTACGTTTCTTTGTACTATTTCCCTGTTTCCATTGTTATTTGTTTTGACACCTCCTAAATTGATACAAATATGAAACCAACAACAATTTACTATAACATGGATTAACTTTAGTGGGCTTCAAGCCATTTATTATAACATGGATTAACTTTAGTAAGAGTTTTGAGGTGAGAAgtgtatatataataataattcaGTATTCTGATAGTTGTATTATCTTCTGTTCTGGCATGTACAGGTAATATAATACATGATATATACACAGAGAAAATTAAGAAAAATTCAAGTCCTGTACAATAAGACCGAACAAAAGATGAGAAAGTATAATAATGATCAAGTGTGACATTCATTTGTAGAGTATGTAGTTGACATCTGGCTAGGACATGTAGGAGAATCCCATGGCATATTAAGATTCCAATCATCAGGGACAGTTGATGGCAAGCTTAAAGGGAATGCACCAGTCCTCACCTTTACCCACTCAGTAGTGTCTATACTTCCTTGCATAACCTGTGGTGAGTTCATTGAGAAGGTGTCAAATAGTTGTTGTGGACCTCCTAATCCCATACTTTCAGAGATCTTGTTTGCATCGGGATCAAAATTGTACAAGCTGGGAGCAACATCGGATGTGGTCGTTGTGATTGGCCCTGATATATCCACGGTTGAAAACATGAAACCTCTAGGAAAATCTGTTTGTTGGATTGAAAAAGGGGAGACTATTGAAGTGGTCATATTCACGGGTGTGTATGAGGGGTTGTCAAGAGCTGTGAAACTGTTGGGAGAGGAGAGTCGTGAGTCAGGATTGTTGGATAGCTGGTTAGACTCGGTGTAAAGATCAGATGACTTATGTTCAGGTAATGAAGACACCCATGAGTGAGAAAGTGCTCTTTGTGCCATGGAACTTGTCTTTTTGAAGATCCTGCATATTGCCCAGGCATCCTGACGAAAGAATTTAAAGGTTGTTACTTTTTTCACATATTAGTTATTATATGGATAAAGTGTTGAACTGATAAATGATTTATAGATAAAACGCAAAAGGGATAAGTAAGTAACCTATAagcatagattttttttttttttttgggattcAATGAACAATCTAAAAATGAAAAGGAAAATCATCACTTATCCTTCTGTGTAGAAGTAATGTTGAATAATAATTGAACTGTTTATCTAGAACCATTATAAATGAAACTGTAAATCACaacaataaaattcaaaaatcaaaaattttaaaagtttaataacatgattaataaattaaattgAACTACATATTCGACAAGTTCAAGTCTAAAAGTTAAATATTTAACTATGTTAATTTATCGCTAAACGTATGTTGCCAATATGTGGCTATTTACTAAATAAAATGTATCGGATTAACAACGGCTTTTTGTGTTGTTGAATTATGACAAACGTTCTTTTATGCGACATTAGGATACGTCTCTAACACCTTCACACAAATAATTAACGATGGATTATTCCATATCTTGTTTGTGATGTTTCGTGATAGTTAATCCATATATATATTTTACAAAAAGATAAACGAATTTAAATATGATTAAAAGAAATCGAAAAGAATGAGAGTTTGGTTAAAGGTTCTCATCTCATTTAATTCATTAAGCCCATCCTTTAGTTTTATAGCATGTCAAAAGGAACGACCACTATATATCTGACTAATAACCATATCATTATTAAGTCAAAACATAAACACCTGGTCATAATTAGATTTTGAAAAAGTGAAATTCTTACATTTGGTGGAAGACTTTTATCTAAGATCTTTTTAGGTGGTGATGATTGAGATGGAGAGAGTGAAGGCAACCGAAACTCATGCATCATCCAGTCTGTTTTAATCCCTTTAGCAGCTCTTCCTCTGTAGAACACCAAAGACTTTTTTAAACCAATGCAGTTAGTGCCATCAGATGAGTATATCGGCCTGTCAGTGCCAGTGGCTTTCCAAAAACCAGCTCCTGTAACACGGTTTGGTCTTACACTATTCCTGTATTTACGATCCCTTGGACAGTAAAAGTACCACTCTTTTTCTCCTGTGGGCGCTAAATCTGTTGAACACAGTGGAATATgagtttataaattataaagcaCACAAAAATCTTGACTACTCATGAGCTTACTTGGTAGATCCCATGGATCGTATTTGTATATATCCACTTGTTTAATAAGTTCGATAGGAAGAACCCGTTGCTGAATTTTCTTCTTTAGGTAGAAATTAACAAGCTCTTCGTCTGTTGGATGAAACCTAAAACCAGGTAACATGAGATCATCCATTTAATGAAATTAATTCCTTTCTAGGAAGGAAAAATTAAGCTTTTTGAACTAGAGGAAAACCCGGATTAGAGCCTTTGTTATAGAGacacttaggcagaaagatatcATTTTGGAGCCGATATGCTTCCTGAAAAGGGGTATGTCTGGTTTTTTACAAAAACTTGAATGGAGGAACCTTGGAAGGGAACATTGTGTTAGGAACAGTAATCAAACATGATTATTTTGGGTTTGTTTAAGTGATAATTTATAATGTAAATAGACTGATAACTTGGCCTTTTTATTGTATGTTTCTTACAAAATCAACACAAGATGACAagacaactttcaataataaagtGAATTGGAataatatatatgtttatatataggaACGGTTTAGTCATCTATGGATCCAAAAATGGCACTTTCCTCCATTCCATGCTTATCATATAGTTTTTATTCTATCATTCTTTTTGTCAAATGTGAGCGTTTAATCTGTCAACGTCTGAGGTCAAGTCTTTGGCTGTTATGAAGATACCTCAAACAAATCTTTCCCTGTAAAAATCATGACAATTTTCATTCTAATTAGTGATTAAGATCTTATGGGAATTGGTCCAGAATCATTGCTATTTAATTTATTTAGTCTTATAAATTATAATACCACAAGATATATAATTATCAATATTTTTCATCTAAACATATCATGATTAGACAAATTTTACATTTAAAGTTGGGAatacactacaagaaaatttCTTTTAATGACCAATTATTAGTGACCACCTAAAATCCGGTCACTAATATCATCATTTAGTGACCATTTATTAAGTCGTCACTGAATTTTGGTAATGCTACAAGTTTAGTGACTGATTGTTTGATGGTCGTCACTCTCCGGTCACTAAGCGTagaaaaaatatcatattttaataTCATAATTAGTTTAGTGACCAAAAATAATGGTCACTGCATGGAAGGCCTAATGACAAAAAAATGATCACTTCATTAGAGGCTTAGTGACAAAAAATAGTGGTCACTGAGTGCTCTTCTTTGTTCAAACCCACCTATACGTTCATGTGGGATGACTGTGACGAAACAATATAAACAATATGGTCATTGAAATACAAAATGAAAATAGTTTCAGTGACCACAAAAAATGGTCACTAGTTATGTATAATTTTATTCATAGCGCCTAACTCTAAAAAGGGATCAATGTATACTTACTTTTAACCGGAAAAAGATACGGTCAAAATAACCTTAAAAAATCACCAACATATAGTTACTTTTAACGGCAATACATGTCATCAAACCACAAGGGTAAAAATGTAACTTACCTTAAAATACAAGTGGCAATACAACATACAAGACACGCTCACACGCAGACCATTTTTCACGTATAAACGGATGCAAACCAATCTCTCCCATCGTTTCACCGTTGTTCTCATCCACCATCTGCAAGCCCTAAACCTTCCCCAATCTCCAGTTCGTCATCGCCAAATCCAATTTCTACTACCTAGGGTTTTTGTATCTGCTGAGATTTTCAAGGATGTTCGGCGACCAACATTTGTCTATACCCAAGTCATCACGTTATCAACAAAGTCCGAGAAGAATTCATCAAAAATCGTCGTCCTGGCGAAAGCCTTACTTCTTACTTACGACAATGTTTGTCCCCACGCCCCCTTCCTCCGACTGGCGTCGCCAGCTCCTTCCCTACATCCTCCagtatctctttctctctctatctcaaTCGTTTTCCCCTTGTGATTTCATCGATTGGATGAGATTTTGAAAGAAGGTTACATGGATAGTTGAATGTATGTTCTTATGATCAGCATCTTAGGGACACAGTTCATCTTCTCCCCCGTTCAATAGAATGTGCACAACAGTTGTTCGATGAAATGCTTACATGAATTGGGAGTGAAGTT containing:
- the LOC111921603 gene encoding protein FEZ, giving the protein MDDLMLPGFRFHPTDEELVNFYLKKKIQQRVLPIELIKQVDIYKYDPWDLPNLAPTGEKEWYFYCPRDRKYRNSVRPNRVTGAGFWKATGTDRPIYSSDGTNCIGLKKSLVFYRGRAAKGIKTDWMMHEFRLPSLSPSQSSPPKKILDKSLPPNDAWAICRIFKKTSSMAQRALSHSWVSSLPEHKSSDLYTESNQLSNNPDSRLSSPNSFTALDNPSYTPVNMTTSIVSPFSIQQTDFPRGFMFSTVDISGPITTTTSDVAPSLYNFDPDANKISESMGLGGPQQLFDTFSMNSPQVMQGSIDTTEWVKVRTGAFPLSLPSTVPDDWNLNMPWDSPTCPSQMSTTYSTNECHT